The following are encoded in a window of Halorubrum sp. PV6 genomic DNA:
- a CDS encoding zinc ribbon domain-containing protein, giving the protein MRQVSLRNNPLLAALLGTVVTGLGHFYLRRWLRALGWLGLIVAASVLFVPESTITALSSGTLTDPFSILPIVLISAASALDAYLIAKVRRQPDRFQANNTVGSTGANESPACPACGKPVDPDLGFCHWCTTEFNVVDVSKLERIDENQSD; this is encoded by the coding sequence ATGCGACAAGTCTCACTCAGAAACAACCCACTACTCGCTGCGCTTCTGGGGACAGTAGTCACCGGACTTGGCCACTTCTACCTCCGGCGCTGGCTGAGAGCGCTTGGATGGTTAGGGCTCATCGTTGCTGCTTCAGTTCTGTTCGTCCCCGAGTCAACGATAACCGCGCTTAGTTCGGGTACGCTAACCGATCCATTCTCGATTCTCCCGATAGTCCTGATCAGTGCCGCTAGTGCCCTTGACGCGTATCTCATCGCGAAAGTTAGAAGACAACCCGATAGATTCCAAGCAAACAATACTGTCGGGTCAACAGGGGCTAATGAATCTCCAGCCTGTCCTGCCTGCGGAAAGCCGGTCGATCCCGATCTCGGATTCTGCCACTGGTGTACAACCGAATTCAACGTTGTCGACGTCTCCAAACTGGAACGAATCGACGAGAACCAATCGGACTGA
- a CDS encoding winged helix-turn-helix domain-containing protein, whose translation MRRVLWWLIGGSRGGRNRLRIILTLHETPMNANQLSESLELDYKTTRHHLDLLCENRVLTTMGDGYGMTYFLTDQMEENLDILEQVARKADMTELLPTESSSPEAGVNMESDGDTQNEQE comes from the coding sequence ATGCGTCGGGTTCTCTGGTGGTTGATTGGTGGTTCACGAGGCGGTCGAAATCGCCTTCGCATCATCCTCACACTCCACGAGACACCGATGAACGCAAATCAGCTTTCGGAGAGCTTAGAATTAGACTACAAAACTACCCGCCATCATCTTGACCTGCTCTGTGAGAACAGGGTATTAACCACGATGGGCGACGGATACGGAATGACTTATTTTCTAACTGACCAGATGGAAGAGAATTTGGACATCCTTGAGCAAGTAGCTCGGAAAGCAGATATGACTGAACTATTACCAACTGAATCATCATCACCAGAGGCAGGTGTGAATATGGAATCAGACGGAGATACACAGAATGAGCAGGAGTAG
- a CDS encoding ABC transporter permease, whose translation MSWQAIARNDLRKAIHERGAWALFAGFFLGFGGLAALLVQLGDPVFEGYLDLLAPGVGLLVPLAGIILGYEAIIGERESGTAVLSLSMPHSRAGLIVGKIVGRTTLLATVIALAALLASVILLYFFPSFSASRFVGFTAMSIVYGATFLWIAAALSMALSTSRRVIAAAFGAYIGLTLFWTVLVNLTEIVLFRFRPTSGEPETWVTLASFIGPNTSFNYVLGEVLDAGTIPAAVVDSSADFVTPAVALLALVGWAVLPVIGGFLSFRQDDL comes from the coding sequence ATGAGCTGGCAGGCGATCGCGCGAAACGATCTACGCAAAGCAATTCATGAGCGGGGGGCATGGGCACTCTTCGCTGGATTCTTCCTTGGGTTTGGAGGGCTCGCAGCCTTGCTCGTCCAACTCGGTGATCCAGTGTTTGAGGGATATCTTGACCTTCTTGCACCTGGTGTTGGCCTGCTAGTTCCACTCGCAGGGATCATCCTTGGCTATGAGGCTATTATCGGCGAACGAGAGTCGGGAACTGCTGTGCTGTCGCTGTCAATGCCACACTCACGAGCTGGTCTCATCGTCGGCAAAATTGTTGGCAGAACGACACTGCTCGCCACTGTCATTGCACTCGCTGCCCTCCTCGCCAGTGTTATTCTTCTGTATTTTTTCCCGTCATTCTCCGCGTCTCGTTTTGTCGGCTTCACAGCAATGTCAATCGTGTATGGGGCAACGTTCCTCTGGATCGCAGCTGCACTCTCGATGGCATTATCAACGTCGCGTCGGGTGATCGCTGCGGCGTTCGGTGCGTACATCGGATTAACCCTCTTTTGGACCGTTCTTGTCAATCTTACAGAAATAGTCCTCTTTCGGTTCCGTCCGACATCTGGAGAGCCCGAAACGTGGGTTACGCTTGCAAGTTTCATAGGTCCGAATACATCGTTCAATTATGTGCTTGGAGAGGTACTTGATGCCGGGACCATTCCCGCTGCCGTTGTAGACTCGTCTGCGGACTTCGTGACACCAGCGGTGGCATTACTCGCTCTTGTAGGGTGGGCCGTACTTCCGGTGATTGGCGGGTTCCTTTCGTTCCGCCAAGACGACCTCTGA
- a CDS encoding ABC transporter permease: protein MTRWLTVARKDIRGLIESRTGKAGIAFVVLIFVFGGYIVPTTTSDPTMTDYDGFIRGIALFLVPLFGLLLGYRAVVGERAAGRLTLTLSFPHSRADIVFGKMIGRGVVLFGAITVGVLGGAALIEYPFGSVSLNRLVSYLGATLLFGFAFLAVGMALSTLTASLRRATVFTFGLFFLFVVGWPQLTGFFLQGLEYLNLASDELPNWAVFVHGAEPSMLYKRVLDTYVSPNKLTSGAALGSAGPWYLQGGPAAWLLVGWIILPSIGGYIQFRRTDL, encoded by the coding sequence ATGACGAGATGGCTGACTGTGGCCCGGAAGGATATCCGCGGCCTGATAGAGAGCCGAACGGGGAAGGCCGGCATCGCGTTCGTTGTCTTGATCTTCGTGTTTGGCGGGTATATTGTTCCAACGACGACGTCCGACCCGACGATGACTGATTACGATGGGTTCATTCGCGGGATCGCGTTGTTTCTCGTTCCCTTGTTCGGGCTGTTGCTCGGCTACCGTGCGGTAGTCGGAGAACGAGCCGCGGGCCGCTTGACGCTCACACTGTCGTTCCCACATTCCCGAGCGGATATCGTGTTCGGCAAGATGATCGGGCGTGGAGTTGTCCTGTTCGGGGCGATTACGGTCGGTGTTCTCGGTGGCGCCGCACTCATCGAGTATCCGTTCGGGAGTGTTTCGCTCAACAGGCTCGTCAGCTATCTGGGCGCGACCCTCCTGTTCGGATTTGCGTTTCTTGCGGTCGGAATGGCACTCTCGACACTGACCGCATCACTTCGCCGAGCGACTGTGTTCACATTCGGGTTGTTCTTCCTCTTCGTTGTCGGATGGCCGCAGCTCACTGGGTTCTTTCTACAGGGGTTGGAGTACCTGAACCTGGCAAGTGACGAACTTCCCAATTGGGCCGTCTTTGTCCACGGCGCGGAGCCTAGCATGCTGTACAAACGCGTCTTGGACACATACGTGAGTCCGAACAAACTCACTAGCGGGGCGGCTCTCGGCTCCGCCGGGCCGTGGTATCTACAGGGTGGACCGGCTGCCTGGCTGTTAGTAGGCTGGATTATCCTGCCGTCGATTGGAGGGTATATCCAGTTCCGGAGGACGGACTTATGA
- a CDS encoding HalOD1 output domain-containing protein, translated as MTDESRPTDELTASWHGRYLARWGNETPLYEAVTDAVSTVTGDAHSAVASRYDRAHAFALSQLFGRPDEASTPSTGVVKFVVSECVVSVHSDGQLSVSLADEAGSNTTV; from the coding sequence ATGACCGATGAATCTCGGCCCACTGACGAATTGACAGCATCGTGGCACGGCCGCTACCTGGCTCGCTGGGGCAATGAGACACCCCTCTACGAAGCCGTCACCGACGCCGTGTCGACCGTTACCGGCGATGCCCACTCGGCCGTCGCCTCCCGCTACGACAGGGCGCATGCGTTCGCGCTCAGTCAGCTGTTCGGCAGACCCGACGAAGCGTCGACGCCCTCGACTGGAGTGGTGAAGTTCGTCGTCTCCGAGTGTGTCGTCTCGGTCCACAGCGACGGGCAACTCTCGGTCAGTCTCGCTGACGAAGCGGGGAGCAACACAACGGTATAG
- a CDS encoding TetR/AcrR family transcriptional regulator encodes MMAGFSDEKRAYIRSELLDTGRKLFARYGLKKTTISDLTDPVGIADGTFYHFFDSKERLYLEILTREQEAFADSVDELLADASGPQEGITAYLRLTIEEIETNPLIQQLVVEDDWERLVQEFSGDELAEQREQELGYLLPYVRAWQEDGQLIDGDPRAITGAINAAAFVALHREEFGDDLYPAVRDTLVESVASGLTTDSKPTPSTSETRADEEQPQSTRDERSTR; translated from the coding sequence ATGATGGCCGGCTTCAGCGACGAGAAACGGGCGTACATCCGGAGCGAACTACTCGATACCGGCCGGAAGCTGTTCGCTCGCTACGGTCTCAAGAAGACGACCATCTCGGACCTCACCGATCCGGTCGGTATCGCCGACGGGACGTTCTACCACTTTTTCGACTCGAAAGAACGGCTCTACCTCGAAATCCTGACCCGAGAGCAGGAGGCGTTCGCCGACAGTGTCGACGAGCTGCTCGCCGACGCGTCGGGTCCGCAGGAAGGGATTACCGCGTATCTCCGACTCACCATCGAGGAGATCGAGACGAACCCCCTTATTCAGCAGCTCGTTGTCGAGGACGACTGGGAGCGACTGGTTCAGGAGTTCTCCGGGGACGAACTGGCCGAACAACGCGAACAGGAGCTCGGGTACCTCCTCCCGTACGTCCGAGCGTGGCAGGAGGACGGACAGCTCATTGACGGTGACCCCAGAGCGATCACTGGGGCGATCAATGCTGCCGCGTTCGTCGCGCTACATCGGGAGGAATTCGGCGACGACCTCTACCCTGCAGTCCGTGACACGCTCGTAGAAAGCGTCGCCTCGGGATTGACTACCGATTCGAAACCGACCCCGTCCACATCCGAGACGCGGGCAGACGAAGAACAGCCCCAGTCGACCAGAGACGAACGGAGTACCCGATGA
- a CDS encoding CBS domain-containing protein translates to MYTIADLPIENTLQTVEYDLGLESALRRMFENSYTQIGVERDSELVGIVTYRSVVRTLLAFQRLEVGHKTLDKISVGAAVEDAHTISEDENLLAVFDALAEHTYIVADRDDEWRILTDYDLLTRLKQMLEPFLLIESIEIQLREIFTRVFGDSLSEQLSETFDEEHPLPTPASIEHCSYAHYAQFVSIHWAEFESLFDDQQDVIRELVLEIGDMRNQLFHFRVDDPDEFDRDLLRFGQSYFSSV, encoded by the coding sequence ATGTACACAATCGCTGACCTGCCCATCGAAAACACCCTCCAGACAGTCGAATATGACCTCGGGCTCGAATCGGCGCTCCGTCGGATGTTCGAGAACAGCTACACCCAGATCGGTGTCGAACGTGACAGCGAGCTCGTCGGGATTGTCACCTACAGGTCAGTCGTCCGGACCCTCCTTGCATTCCAGCGGCTGGAGGTCGGACACAAAACGCTCGATAAGATTTCGGTCGGAGCGGCCGTCGAAGATGCACACACCATCAGTGAAGACGAGAACCTTCTCGCCGTATTCGATGCACTCGCAGAACACACGTACATCGTGGCCGATCGAGACGACGAGTGGCGGATTCTGACCGACTACGACCTCCTGACGCGATTGAAACAGATGCTCGAGCCGTTTCTGTTGATCGAGTCTATCGAAATACAGTTGCGCGAGATTTTCACGCGAGTGTTCGGAGATTCGCTGTCGGAGCAGCTATCCGAAACGTTCGATGAGGAACACCCACTGCCAACGCCAGCGTCGATCGAGCATTGTAGTTACGCACACTATGCCCAATTCGTCTCGATTCACTGGGCAGAATTCGAATCACTCTTCGATGATCAACAGGACGTGATCCGCGAGTTAGTGCTTGAAATCGGAGATATGCGAAATCAGCTCTTCCACTTTCGAGTCGACGACCCGGACGAATTTGACCGAGATCTGCTTCGCTTCGGTCAGTCATACTTTTCCTCCGTGTGA
- a CDS encoding TetR/AcrR family transcriptional regulator, with amino-acid sequence MLVAERDQLFEEIEAAVGEVETPQAEAEMILRTTLKQVRSNPLVRRLFVEGEIRQIDEQLNGTNYDNATSTADDNNTGTISEGDSDNKPDTGAEVDFRVLPQPEAWVARDDVRIDDPDIVRGLLRSLLFVTQAQNTPIVLNETYDEVEEALIDTVITGLFADKSMSSSV; translated from the coding sequence GTGCTGGTCGCTGAGCGCGATCAGTTATTTGAAGAGATTGAAGCAGCAGTCGGTGAGGTGGAGACGCCACAGGCGGAAGCTGAAATGATCCTGCGGACGACGCTTAAGCAAGTCCGATCGAACCCTCTTGTTCGGAGGCTGTTTGTGGAGGGTGAGATACGACAGATCGATGAGCAGTTGAATGGAACAAACTATGATAATGCCACCAGTACAGCGGACGACAATAACACGGGCACGATTAGTGAAGGCGATAGCGACAACAAACCCGACACAGGTGCCGAAGTAGACTTCCGCGTGTTACCGCAGCCGGAGGCATGGGTTGCGCGCGATGATGTCCGGATAGACGATCCGGATATCGTACGAGGACTCCTACGGTCGCTGCTGTTCGTCACGCAAGCACAGAACACACCTATCGTCCTGAACGAGACCTATGATGAGGTTGAGGAGGCACTGATCGACACGGTTATTACCGGATTGTTCGCAGATAAATCGATGTCATCTAGTGTCTGA
- a CDS encoding TetR/AcrR family transcriptional regulator has protein sequence MASDSSKQHWSTAEEEIMEATYRALLKHGYADLSISRIGDELDKSKASIYYHYDTKDDLLVAFLEFAADRFEETIETETGDEPPDDLEHVIEKLLPLQPDEEQRQLQAVLVGLRSQAVTNEVFREQFTQIDERLAATVRSIVERGIDDGTFRDVDPSRVTEHILATVNGAMYGRVTTDRKNAAAAARVSLASYIDSELRRTV, from the coding sequence ATGGCTTCTGATTCATCCAAACAGCACTGGAGCACCGCCGAAGAAGAGATTATGGAAGCCACCTATCGAGCACTACTCAAGCACGGTTACGCCGACCTGTCGATCTCCCGAATTGGCGACGAACTCGATAAATCGAAGGCTTCTATCTATTACCACTACGACACGAAAGACGACCTTCTGGTCGCGTTTCTCGAGTTTGCCGCCGATAGATTCGAAGAGACGATCGAGACAGAGACAGGTGACGAACCGCCAGATGATCTCGAGCACGTCATTGAGAAGCTCCTCCCGCTTCAGCCCGACGAGGAGCAACGACAACTCCAAGCGGTGCTAGTCGGTCTCCGTTCCCAAGCCGTGACGAACGAGGTATTTCGCGAGCAATTCACGCAGATCGATGAACGACTGGCAGCTACCGTCCGGAGCATCGTCGAACGCGGCATCGACGACGGCACTTTCCGTGATGTCGACCCGTCGCGGGTCACGGAGCATATCCTAGCGACGGTCAACGGCGCGATGTACGGTCGCGTGACGACAGACCGCAAAAACGCTGCGGCGGCAGCACGCGTCTCGCTGGCCTCGTACATCGACTCCGAACTGAGACGTACTGTGTGA
- a CDS encoding AI-2E family transporter encodes MEYSSGLRRRIIFGIGGLGLVAAVIFVLIQFQATLIFAIFLYYASRPIYRKLENLSLPSRLQGHRVPYRRQVLAMVTIAIFLLPFLFLLTYTLVLVVPEIQRLAGGDGPGAAYISALQSAQGSGLPGPLVGLEISDILGLSPEEVVAILNDPAVQTWVEQIVATLTGSVGFIANAALHGFILLAGTYYMLTDGSRLVDWFLDNFDGSGVVESYVVAVDDELSSILFGNILNAFVTGIIGILVFSGYNLVAPGAVNVPFAPLVGALTGAGSLIPVVGMKIVYLPVGAILAIAAVTSGQASAFGFVILFLVLAFVVVDTIPDFLIRPYVSGNRTHVGLLMFAYILGPIAFGFYGIFLGPILLVLLAEFFRTIASYVLTGRQPHEQSSLSDY; translated from the coding sequence ATGGAATATAGCTCAGGACTACGACGGCGGATCATCTTCGGAATTGGAGGGTTAGGATTAGTAGCTGCTGTCATTTTTGTTTTAATCCAGTTTCAGGCAACGCTGATATTTGCAATCTTTCTCTACTACGCAAGCCGACCAATTTATCGTAAACTCGAGAACCTCTCGCTTCCGTCGCGACTCCAAGGCCATCGCGTTCCCTATCGCCGTCAAGTTCTTGCTATGGTTACAATTGCTATTTTCCTACTGCCGTTTCTCTTTTTGCTCACATACACCCTTGTACTGGTAGTACCCGAAATCCAACGGCTCGCTGGAGGGGATGGTCCCGGTGCAGCATACATCTCTGCACTACAGTCGGCACAAGGAAGTGGACTCCCGGGTCCACTCGTAGGACTAGAAATTAGTGACATACTGGGACTGAGTCCTGAGGAAGTCGTAGCAATCCTCAACGACCCCGCAGTTCAGACATGGGTCGAACAAATAGTTGCTACACTGACCGGTTCAGTCGGGTTCATCGCAAACGCAGCACTCCATGGATTCATTCTTCTGGCCGGGACATATTATATGCTTACTGACGGCTCACGACTTGTAGACTGGTTTCTCGACAATTTTGATGGATCAGGTGTTGTCGAGTCATATGTAGTAGCTGTTGATGATGAACTGTCTTCCATTCTCTTCGGTAATATCCTAAACGCATTTGTGACGGGTATCATCGGAATTCTTGTCTTTTCTGGATACAATCTCGTTGCACCAGGAGCAGTAAACGTTCCATTTGCGCCCCTAGTCGGCGCACTCACAGGAGCAGGAAGTTTAATACCAGTTGTGGGAATGAAAATTGTGTACCTCCCTGTCGGAGCAATTCTCGCGATAGCTGCTGTCACCAGTGGTCAGGCAAGTGCGTTCGGCTTCGTGATCCTGTTTCTCGTTTTAGCCTTCGTAGTCGTTGATACGATTCCTGACTTTCTAATTCGCCCGTATGTGAGCGGTAACCGGACGCATGTGGGACTACTAATGTTTGCCTATATTCTCGGACCGATCGCGTTCGGGTTCTACGGTATTTTTCTTGGCCCAATACTGCTTGTCCTCCTCGCAGAGTTCTTTAGAACTATTGCATCGTACGTGCTTACCGGCAGACAGCCACATGAACAATCAAGTCTCTCGGACTACTGA
- a CDS encoding mechanosensitive ion channel family protein has protein sequence MVLYALGRGLLVLVVRRLLRRTRLNRTVRKAVARLLRAVVIVVAVSIEAGVAGFETTPSGSALVVGVISLAVGFAAQEMLANFVSGIFIVQDRRLNVGDLVEWEGASGAIDDIGFRVTTIKTANNETVLVPNSEFATKPVTNRTYNDPQAISYEFGIGYGDDIDVATDVLRAVTSDVEAVLDDPEPSVRVSDLADSSVLLSARVWLAKADRNRRASIKAEFIRRVNERCAAAGIDLSTTTQHPVTGELAASGNTDGSTAAD, from the coding sequence TTGGTTCTCTATGCGCTTGGCAGAGGGCTACTCGTTCTTGTCGTTCGACGACTCCTCCGACGAACTCGTCTGAATCGAACCGTCAGGAAGGCAGTCGCTCGTCTCCTCCGCGCGGTCGTCATCGTCGTCGCGGTGAGTATCGAGGCGGGCGTCGCCGGGTTCGAGACTACACCCTCTGGCTCGGCACTCGTCGTCGGTGTCATCTCACTGGCGGTCGGCTTCGCTGCTCAGGAGATGCTCGCGAACTTCGTCAGCGGGATCTTCATCGTGCAGGATCGTCGGCTCAATGTCGGTGACTTGGTCGAATGGGAGGGCGCTTCCGGCGCGATCGACGATATCGGTTTTCGGGTGACCACGATCAAGACAGCGAACAACGAGACCGTCCTCGTCCCGAACAGCGAGTTCGCGACCAAGCCGGTCACGAACCGAACGTACAACGATCCGCAAGCGATCTCCTACGAGTTCGGCATCGGGTACGGTGATGATATCGACGTCGCCACGGACGTTCTTCGGGCGGTCACAAGTGACGTTGAGGCTGTTCTCGACGACCCCGAGCCGTCGGTTCGCGTGAGCGACCTGGCCGACTCCTCCGTGCTCCTCTCCGCGCGGGTCTGGCTCGCGAAAGCGGATCGAAATCGCCGCGCCAGTATCAAGGCCGAATTCATTCGTCGCGTCAACGAGCGGTGTGCTGCCGCCGGAATTGATCTCTCGACGACGACACAACACCCGGTTACCGGTGAGCTGGCGGCATCAGGTAACACGGACGGATCGACTGCGGCCGATTGA
- the htpX gene encoding zinc metalloprotease HtpX: MNWSPDWGLRARMLLTVGLLAGLYAVFIGVLLTVNAGLLTIIVVMGLFMLGQFFFSDRLALYSMGASAVSEEEYPELHAAVSRLSQQADLPVPTVAVSDTRVPNAFATGRSQATATICVTTGLLETLDADELEGVLAHELAHIKNRDVMVMTLASFFSTLALLVVRWGWLFGGGGDEESPPVFVAIIASFVVWILSFVLIRTLSRYREFAADRGGAVITGRPSALASALAKISGEMDRVPDRDLRENAEMNAFFIHPLRSGVIGRLFSTHPSTDDRIARLRALENELETV; this comes from the coding sequence ATGAACTGGTCACCGGACTGGGGGCTTCGTGCCCGAATGCTCCTCACAGTTGGACTCTTGGCGGGCCTGTATGCCGTTTTTATCGGCGTACTTCTCACCGTCAACGCCGGACTCCTGACGATCATCGTCGTGATGGGGCTGTTCATGCTCGGACAGTTCTTCTTCAGCGACCGGCTTGCGCTCTATTCGATGGGCGCGAGCGCGGTGAGCGAGGAAGAGTACCCTGAGCTCCACGCCGCAGTATCCCGATTGAGCCAGCAGGCTGACCTCCCGGTGCCCACCGTAGCCGTCTCGGACACGCGTGTGCCGAACGCGTTTGCGACTGGCCGTTCACAGGCGACGGCAACGATCTGTGTAACGACGGGGCTCCTTGAGACGCTCGATGCTGACGAACTGGAGGGTGTGCTCGCGCACGAACTCGCACACATCAAGAACCGTGACGTGATGGTGATGACCCTCGCGTCGTTCTTCTCGACGCTCGCGTTGCTCGTCGTCCGGTGGGGATGGCTGTTCGGCGGCGGTGGTGACGAGGAGAGCCCGCCCGTCTTTGTCGCCATCATCGCCTCGTTCGTAGTCTGGATTCTCTCGTTCGTGTTGATCAGAACGCTCTCACGATACCGAGAGTTCGCAGCCGACCGTGGTGGTGCCGTAATCACGGGCAGGCCGAGCGCGCTTGCGTCCGCGCTGGCGAAGATCTCCGGTGAGATGGACCGTGTTCCGGATCGAGATCTCCGTGAGAACGCAGAAATGAACGCGTTCTTCATCCACCCGCTGAGAAGCGGGGTCATTGGTCGGCTGTTCAGCACCCATCCGAGTACGGACGACCGCATCGCCCGACTTCGAGCGCTCGAAAACGAACTGGAAACGGTCTAA
- a CDS encoding NAD-binding protein, translated as MTDTAKSVTISYIKSTKGIVQLVAVLSVLSIITGVATLTGAAKINFIADQLPLSATESAGFTGSLTGFLLFLTSYGLRRRWRAAWYVSLFLVPMITIQGVLQSSVFSTPLVLLSLVVFMILLSKEGVFDRNVTLTDTQIAAGLALVGAQAYGTIGTYSLRNEFRGIDTLLDAFYFTIVTGSTVGYGDATPIPESGFARLYALSVLIVSTATFAVALGTLLTPAIENRFTEALGMTDDAELDQLSDHIIVAGNDQLTAPIIDNLQSDCSILVISDTDTPQSFTESDVLELHGSRTSNETFERARLDTARAVVIATEDDAEDIMTAITVRKQDDDIWIVAAATNNENIEKFRFVGANTIISPALVGGELLAESARTQQDTATEVVQHLQKEQEDNRNH; from the coding sequence GTGACTGACACAGCAAAATCCGTTACAATTAGTTATATAAAATCCACGAAAGGAATCGTACAGTTAGTTGCTGTACTTTCTGTTCTGTCAATAATAACAGGTGTGGCGACGCTAACAGGTGCCGCAAAAATTAATTTTATTGCCGATCAGTTGCCATTAAGTGCGACAGAGTCTGCTGGCTTTACAGGGTCGCTAACTGGGTTTCTTCTTTTTCTCACCAGTTACGGTCTTCGGCGACGATGGCGGGCTGCGTGGTACGTATCTCTCTTTCTCGTTCCCATGATAACGATTCAGGGAGTTCTTCAGTCAAGCGTATTTTCGACACCGCTTGTACTGCTCTCTCTCGTCGTATTTATGATATTATTATCTAAAGAAGGGGTATTCGATCGAAACGTCACACTGACAGACACGCAAATTGCTGCGGGCTTGGCTTTGGTCGGCGCACAGGCGTACGGTACGATTGGAACGTATTCACTTCGGAATGAATTCCGGGGAATTGACACTCTACTAGATGCATTTTATTTTACGATTGTAACTGGAAGCACGGTTGGATACGGCGATGCCACGCCCATTCCGGAAAGTGGATTTGCCCGCTTATACGCGCTGTCTGTCTTAATCGTTAGCACGGCTACGTTTGCTGTCGCACTTGGTACACTCTTAACTCCCGCTATTGAGAACCGGTTTACCGAGGCATTAGGTATGACAGACGACGCTGAACTTGACCAGCTTTCAGATCATATTATTGTCGCTGGAAATGATCAATTGACCGCCCCAATTATTGATAATTTACAGAGCGATTGCTCAATATTGGTTATTTCTGATACGGATACGCCCCAAAGCTTCACTGAATCAGATGTTTTAGAATTACATGGTTCTCGGACATCGAATGAGACATTTGAACGAGCTCGGCTAGATACGGCGCGTGCCGTCGTTATTGCTACAGAAGACGACGCAGAAGACATTATGACGGCAATCACCGTGAGAAAACAAGACGACGATATCTGGATTGTTGCTGCAGCGACAAATAATGAGAATATTGAGAAATTCCGCTTTGTAGGAGCCAATACGATAATTAGTCCGGCGCTCGTGGGCGGAGAATTATTGGCAGAATCTGCTCGGACCCAACAAGACACAGCAACTGAGGTCGTCCAACATTTACAAAAGGAGCAAGAAGACAATCGTAATCACTAG
- a CDS encoding ABC transporter ATP-binding protein codes for MPPAIQIHDVTKRFGSFTAVDRVDLQIEQGEVFGFLGHNGAGKSTLINMLLDHIRPTAGDLAVFGADCQTDSVEARKHMGVLPDGYGVYSGLTGRQHVQFAMESKGVDGEPLNLLDRVGITEAADRAAEGYSKGMTQRMVFAMALVGEPDLLILDEPTSGLDPAGARSMREIILEENERGATVFFSSHILEQIEAVADRVGIMHQAQLAAVDTISGLRDMAGGETRLLIATDNLEDTHIDAVEALDEVDKAGLTDEGRLAVTCAKGAKMDVLLALDEQGVEVLDLTTEEASLEDLFVEYTRRSE; via the coding sequence ATGCCTCCAGCAATACAGATACACGACGTTACGAAGCGGTTCGGTTCCTTCACGGCCGTCGACCGTGTCGACTTACAGATCGAACAGGGCGAGGTGTTCGGTTTTCTCGGCCACAATGGCGCCGGAAAATCGACGCTGATCAACATGCTGCTAGACCACATTCGCCCGACAGCGGGTGATCTAGCGGTGTTCGGCGCCGACTGTCAGACGGACAGCGTCGAAGCGCGCAAGCACATGGGGGTCCTTCCGGACGGGTATGGTGTGTACTCCGGTCTCACAGGCCGCCAGCACGTCCAGTTCGCAATGGAATCCAAGGGCGTCGACGGCGAACCACTCAATCTGCTCGACCGAGTCGGTATTACGGAGGCAGCCGACCGTGCTGCTGAGGGTTACTCAAAGGGGATGACGCAGCGCATGGTGTTTGCAATGGCACTCGTTGGTGAGCCCGACCTCCTCATTCTTGACGAGCCGACGTCGGGACTTGACCCGGCGGGTGCACGGTCGATGCGTGAAATCATCCTCGAAGAGAACGAGCGAGGAGCGACTGTCTTCTTCTCGAGTCACATCCTCGAACAGATCGAAGCGGTCGCCGATCGCGTCGGGATCATGCACCAGGCCCAGCTTGCAGCAGTCGACACGATCAGCGGACTGCGGGATATGGCTGGCGGTGAGACGAGACTGCTCATCGCGACCGATAACCTCGAAGACACACATATCGATGCGGTCGAAGCACTCGACGAGGTCGACAAAGCGGGGCTCACCGACGAGGGCCGGCTCGCGGTCACGTGTGCGAAGGGCGCAAAGATGGACGTACTGCTTGCGTTGGACGAACAAGGCGTCGAGGTGCTCGACTTGACAACCGAAGAGGCATCGCTTGAGGACCTGTTCGTCGAATATACACGGAGAAGTGAATGA